The Tenebrio molitor chromosome 2, icTenMoli1.1, whole genome shotgun sequence DNA segment tttcaagtctgcccgaaattccgtgctcccaatagtacagatagagacacggaatttcgggcataatttttctgtcacttcaaaaaattacaatgtaaatcactctttattgtcaacgtgacattcaaaagtcaaattttgaaatttattttctgttcacgTCAATCGCATGTCAATCAAAATCGTCGCTAACGGTAAAATtgtaaactcggtacaggttgcaaagacacacttgtcatttgcaacagcacttttatggcattagtcatttgaaattactttaacactgtacttatatggaaaatatacaacccaaactatgattttctggttcCTTTGTGCCTtcatttggttcagaaatatgaaaaaaatgctgttgcaactgacaagtgtgtctttgcaacctgtaccgagtttatgattttctggtccctttgtgtctttatttggttcagaaatatgaaaaaaatgctgttgcaaatgacaagtgtgtctttgcaacctgtaccgacttTACTTCACAATTACAAGTTGTGAAATTTCTTTTATCCCACTCttatcccgtgggataaatgacacttatcccactcatttgagtggaataaggaactttattaccggacgcatttcattactccactcagtgggataaatgagcttcattaccccactcagtgggataaggaagtcattattccactgagtggtgtaatgaaactggcggaaataaataagatttaccttttttttttaattcggggcggtcttagataaaattttgtacataacacgtgggctaaagcttattacaggaaactcgtgtgattacagatgaactcgggctaacgccctcgttatctgcaatcttcacactcgaatcctgtaatattgcttttatcccactaattgtgtaaataactatttttgttcgacactgtcagaatttgagaattttctcctgtgagAACGGGTTTTGATAAATATCACaccttgtcaaaacgaaacgtcaaactaattttaaagattttaagcgatttggggCCTTTAAGGGatttgtcgaacaaaaaaacgtcgtattcaactcgttcttgtgtaaattgggctctttatgaCCCTCGTGGGTCTTTAAAacgcccaatttacacacgaactcgttaaataaactaaagtccatgtaataccccaagtcagtaaaatatccttttctaacataaaaattttggataaaacGGACAACTACAGCAAAAAAACGTATCTCTGTTGATTAATTAAATCTTGTTGTTTTGTAGAATATCATGCATAACATAATTTCATGCacatgaattttataattaaaaatataagctTTCATTTTACTGACTTGGGGTATTACATGAATTATACTATTTTGGTCTCACAGTTAAATCTTcccaattttttcttttttgctcCGAACTATTGATTATAGATTAGGcactacaaattaaaaaaatttaagattttttaaagattttattttattttggaaataaCTAACAGcacttaaaaaatacaatcttgttctacgttgtcaaaataAATGCACGATTTCTTtcccaaacattttttattcgttctcgACTCGCACTacgataatattttttttccagaCAACTTTGTGTATTACTTAATGCCGAAGATATTTATAGAAATTTAGCACACATTTTACTTAAGGAGCCGAATTTGAAGTTTGCCAGATTGATGGTGGAGCATCTCAACATGATCTTATTGACATCCTCAGAATTATTTGAGATGAGGAGTCGCTTAAAAGAACTGAATACAGAAGTACCTACATTAGCCAACAGTCCGCAAAGAGcgcttttacttttttcttcttgcaGGAAAGTTGTTcgttgttttgttgtttgtacGAAACTTGGTCTTACAATCCAGTTGCTACAGTCGCCTTATGTCTATTGACGCAAAGTTATGGCCACGTATGTGACTTAATTAGGTTATTGTATCCTTTTGGTGGCAGCGTAAGCacaataatgaataataaacagTAGGTAGTTGAGCAGTTGCCTTTCAAAATCGGTAAAAGTTTAACTAATTGCAGCGTCTTTTTGGATTTAAGCTCTCTCGTCTAAAACATAACTTAACTGCTTAACTAAAATGAATTTCTTAACAATTTTTGATTCTAAAATGACCGagtaaaaacattaatttcctTGACTCCTTTTGTAGTGGAAATCTGGAAGTTACCGTCGATTTTCTGATGGAAATCGACAAGTTGGTGCAGTTGATAGAATCTCCAATTTTTGCATGTAAGTACGGACCTCGTTCTGATAAGATTTCAATAGAAATTATTCAGATTTAAGGTTAGATTTACTACAAGTCCCATGTGATAAAAACCTTATTAGGGCTTTGTACGGGTTGTTGATGTTGTTACCACAAACCGATGCCTTTCAAACGTTAAAAAGTAGGCTAAGTTGCATCCCGAGCTTGCACATGCACTGCGAAGAAAAAGGAGGATTTTCGTTCGGCTCGGTACCGGAATGCAAAAGAAACATCGACTTCGCCAAATTGTtgcaacattttattgaagtacaagaaaaatacaaagaatataaaaaaatgacGCGCGTGAAGGACCTCACGTATGCTGAGAAGGAACTCAGCAACTtggaaatataaatatttattatgcaAGTATTATTCTGTAATTATAATACATTCCTGTTGAGACGACGTTTCGTTATTTCTCGCTACTCAAAAAATGATTCAAGCGaagttttataaataaaagcgtttttatttgtttaaataattaaatacaagCTAAACGCCGGTGAAGCGTCTTGCTTTATTCTTCTCCCCCTCCCACCTTCTTAGCCGTCCCTTCCTTCTGCTTCTTGCTCTTTTTACTAGTTTGTTCGGCTTCGATCGGTGCCGGTTTGACGAAAGGAATCTCGTCGCGCAAACTCTCCGGAAGAAAATCCTTCAGCACTTCCGGCACTTTAatcccggtttccgtctggtgCACCTCCAGGATGGCACAGATGACCCTCGTGGTGGCGCACATGGTCGCGTTCAACATGTGAACGTAATCTGTGCTTGCGTTCATCTTCTTCGTCTGGCCGTACCTCACCAACAAGCGCCTGGCTTGGTAGTCTAGGCAGTTGCTGCAGGACACCAACTCCCTGAAGGCCCCCGAAGCCGGGAACCACGCCTCCAAATCCAGTTTCTTGGCCGCGGCGTTGTTCAACGCCCCCGATACTATGTTGACTATGCGGTACGGAATCTCCAGAGCTTTGCAGAAGTCTTCCGCGTTGGCGATCATCTCGTCCATCATCTCCCAGGATTTGTTGTCGAAGGGAGATGTCAGGACGAACTGTTCGACTTTTTCGAACTGGTGGACGCGGAAGATGCCGCGGGTGTCGCGACCGTGCGATCCCACTTCTTGGCGGAAGCAGGTGGAAAGACCGGCGTATCTGATGGGGAGGGCGCTCTCGGGGAGCCATTCGTCTCTGTGGAATGCTGCGATCGGTTGTTCCGAAGTGGCGATCAAGTACTTCTCTTCTACTTCTTTCTCTTCGGATTTTTCGCTGCCTTTACCTATCACTTTGTACAGTTCTTCGTCGAACTGAGAGAGCTGGGCCACTTCTTGCATGATCTGGAACAAggcatttgtcaaaacaataTCAACTCGCACTCCCAATATCAAAATGCAACCGAAATACTAAGTGTTCATATCATAATATTCCAGGAGTaacaaattatacagggttattagttattaccgTGCAATCAACACTTATTTAGATTAAAGAAGTGTTTGCTTTGGAatgcatggaagtatttttggttatctgtttcaatttgaatttgaaaatttttgccaAAACTCGGCCAAACAGGCAACAATCAACAGTGCTGTATGTCCATTatctgttattaaaaacaccattacgaaagtaagattcaatgatgaatcttttatgttctgaagtaaaagcAACGCTTCATTTCCCTAAGTGAAATGCTCAAAATCGAGCATTTGGCAATAATTTACACGGCGACGAATTGGAGGCATTGTTAACACGATTGTGAAATGAAATGTGGGAAAAGTTGTCACAGATAAGGGAAACTGAAATAACACGAACACATTGCCTTCTAAAGTGATTGATTATGTGTCGCGATAACTCATTGATCCCTAGTTAAATGatgtttgaaatatactatatattttttatataaatgatatctaaaaattgtaaaagagtaaacgattaaatttatttcaccaaaaattaaatgaaaacaattaaaattctttttcagtttttttttcgtttctcaaaaaaataactgattttttttcctgaaaGTATCAACATAGCAATTCATCTTTTAGACCAATAAGCCAATAAACAAACAcctgtaatattttatttgaaaatgtaacGTTTGCATAAAACGATATGAACgttttctgaataaaaaaaattgacgtagctactttgaaaattaaatttttctcacCTCTTTACGCATAAAAAATGGAGTGTATAGAGGTTTGTATCCCTTTTTGTACAGCACTCGTAATGCTAATTGAATTAAGGCGTGTTCCAGGAACAAGGCGGGCCCCGTCAAGAAATAACCGCGACCTCCAGAAATCGTCGCCCCTCTTTCAGTATCCACACCATCAATCATGTGTATCAAATCCACATGGGAGTATTTCTTTCTAAATTCACAATTTCCAAACGTCCTCTCCACTTTATTCTCGTCTTCATCGTCGCTTATAACCACCGAGTCGTGAAGTACGTTTCCTATTTCCCTCAGGGCGGCGCTGCGATCCTTTTCCGTCTGAACCAGCTCGGAGTCGTTTTTCGTCATCGCCTCGTCGATCAACACGCGGACctggaacaaataaaaattgttagcGTCACAAGtcctgaaaaatatttgaaaacatactttttttatttgattgacGGTCAGGGGTTTGAGTAAGTCTGCGGTTATGTTCTCAATTTGCGCAACCACTGTTTCCGGTACCGGTTCGGTCGCATCTCCTTGTGGctcttttttcttcattttttcgCCAATTTCTTTGCTGCAGACATTTTTGAACTTGTTCAAATTGTCCGCTTTGTGCCTCAACTGGCGCCATGTGGTGTCTGCATCGACGACTTTGTCAACCAAACCCGTGTCTTTGAAGCGTTTTCTCTGGTTCTCGCGGATCTTGTCGGGATTGCCGCCTTTGTCGGTACGAAACAGATCCAAGTCTAACaccattttattaatgcaCTTCACTTAACAAAGATACTGATGCAATACTGCAGCTCCTCCACACCGTTAGAGCAGCCGATGTCAACGTCACGTTACATTCGTTGCAGGTTGCAGATTTGCAGGTTAGGTTCCATTAGATTCTGTTTGACAGAATCGTTGACATTTGAGTTTTGAACTTTCCCGGGCAATAGGGTTTAAGAagattttgttgtaaaatttaaagcaaCATGATGGATTTCGTTTATCTCGCTGATTTTTCAGAGGAATAATTGCCTGTAATAATCCACCCTAACCACAAAGTTATGAATTAGGTACAGAtagagacacggaatttcgggcatcatttttctgtcacttcaaaaaattgtgatgTAAATCACTCtattgtcaacgtgacattcaaaagtcaaattttgaaatttattttctgtttcaaaatcgtcgcaaacagtaaaattgaggttaatgATGTAGAGCCTATTTTACACTTTTTGAtagtgatgcccgaaattccatgtCTCGAATTACTTTATTGTTCGGattctttgaaattaaaattttaaaacaaaatgacattattattgcatatgtacagttaatttcaaaattatagagtaggtacagttgcggccgttgaaatctcagacaagAAAGATTTAggtaaacactctgtataaataccgaaatttgattagcgtaaacaggattttcatcaaggattataaagtcagtgtcagtatttgacatattaggtcagaatcgcgcgtaacttgCTTACTTTCTAGCATTTCTATAGCAACGATTGGTTTAACCAGCCAGCAGCCAGTTATAGTTATTGCACCGTTCCAGAAACGGGGCATTAGTAACATAATATggtatgatcaaaaagaatatatagaattattattttacttcTACTGACCGTACTTTTTATGTGTACTTCAAATCAAAGTAGCGCTAATCTCTCACGGAACtcatttaaatgtttataGTATCTAAATATAAACATAAGTTCAATATTTCTATTGTGttcaattttataattttaaattaatgctAATATAGTTGAATACAATGTTGTTATTATGTTATTCAAACACCTGTCACTAGAAATAGCAACAATAATTAGGATTATTATCCTTTCGTAAATTAAAGCCTTAGCCTAACTGGCTTAAGTCGGTTTTATTTCCTGTACGgatgttttctttcataattaGTTGTGAATAAGAGATGGAGAACGTTTCACACTGGCGAACGcagcaaatttgaaaacatacattccaagcaaaattaacaaaaaaaaagtcataaaTGTAGTGGTattctaataacaaaattatagTTTAATGATGCGTTTGATACAAAAACTCGATAAGTTTGACACTAATAACCAAAAAATCGATCATTGCCTTGGTGTAAACTTTTCTCTCATTTTGACCAATCAACGACGGGAAAATAGTCCCTATGCTATTCTATACTGCATACTTAAATGGAATAGACTGTAGTAGGTATTATTgtgaaattgttaaaaaatataaaattatatgCTTCAGCCAAAAATCAACTTATCAACTTAGTTTATTTAACTTCGAATGGTTTTGTATGTACATCTCAACAGCAGTCAGTACGCAAACTTCAAGTGCGTGTTACAGTTGTTGTAAATTGTTGATGGTATTGTGCTCAGTAATACCTAAAacccatttttaaaagtaaaaagtgataatgacaactttgttttatttgatatTTGATTTGACAGATTTGAATTTGAAGATTGGATTGTGGGTGTTATAAGGTCGAGGGCGTATCATTATAACACCCGTGGTGCCTTCAACGTTTAATGTCCGACTAGTTTCGTGTGTTTTTGGATTGACAatgatttgattaatttatacCAATCAGTCAAAATTTGGTCGTAACTAAGCACTTAAGCAACACCGAACTTATAACGCCCTAGAGCCTGTTATTTGAATATAATGCCCTAGGggattatttctctaataacGTATCAGAAAACTCTGTCAttattgttcaataacaacAAAGTCggacattaataataattaattcataattaatattttctagTTACCAACAAAGTTACCTAATGCcttcattaaaatttgaactttgTTGGTGAccagaaaatattaattatgaattaatgattattattaatgtccGACTTTGTTGTTATTGAACGATAATGACACAGTTTTCTGTAAGTAACAGGCTCTAGAGCGTTATAAGGTCGTTGTTGCTTAGTTAAGACCAAGACCAAATTTTGACTGATTggtaaaaattaatcaaatcatTGTCAACCAAAAAACACACGAAACTAGTCGAACATTAAACGTTGAAAGCACCACGGGTGATACGCCCTCGGTCGGCGTGCCAGAGGTCCTCGGGTTTCACTCTGCCGACCTCTCGCGTTATCAACCTTATAACACCCTTGATACCTTAAAATGATACCTTCTAAATGAGATTTAGACTTTGTACTAAGCTAAGAAGGGTTATTTAGTTaacaacaaataattaataacaaaatttattattgaataCATTTTGATACTATTTTCTTACTCTTTCTATATTAAATCGTAATTATTACTATTACGACTCGTTACTATAATAATTTTACCTTTTTCCATTTTCAGTTGCAACACACAAGTGTCCttgctttatttttaattatttcaattttattttacattcaaGGATTtcaatacatatgtattatgcAGCACATTAGAATGAAACAACacaaaatatacatattatagGTACATTAATATTgtaatgaaatatgtattacataAGGAATTGACGAACTTACAATACAATAGTAAAAGATACAGTATGATCAagtacaagtaaattttgaagtcaaaatggCTATAGAGAGAGAAAGTCAactcataaataataaaaaaaagagataagaGATGGCTATGGAAAACAAAGTTTCTGAAAATATCTATATGCCATTACTTTATAAACTGTCGGTTGtcagttttgacatttatgcgagttttacttaaaaaatgattttcacttAGATAAACTACGCCCCATACCTATTTGATTTTTCATAAAGGTCATAGTAAATCTTAGGATTGAGAAAGGATAGATTGAATTGGGTAGTTAAAAGTTAAAACGGTATGAATCAATTTACGATCAGTTTTTGTTTGTCATGTCCAGTCGGGGGACCAAATTTATTCGAACGTACGGTATCAACACCGAAAAATAGGACTGTTGGTCGAATATGTATAAAGGTTGAGTTCAAGGAATTCGTGTAGTTCCTATTTAAAGCCTTTCACAGAATAAACAACTGAGAACGATGGAGAGTCAAAGTGAGATCcgcgaatttttcaaaaaccaaACTATCTTTATAACTGGTGGGACAGGTTTCATCGGAAAGGTTCTCATAGAGAAACTGTTGCGAATATGTTACGATTTATCAGTGATCTACGTTCTCGTGAGGCCAAAGCGCAACAAATCGCCAAACGAACGAATGAAAGAAATGTTTGACTATCCGGTAAGTCCCCTTTTcattctgtttgttttttaaatttcatctaATCGCAGTGTTTCGACAAACTCAAAACGGTCTATCcggattattataaaaaaatccatcTGATTAGCGGCGACTGTAACCAAGTCGGGTTGGGATTGTCTTCTGAAGATCGAAACGTCTTGAAAAAAGAAGTCACGGTTGTTATTCACGCAGCTGCTAATGTGAAATTCGATCTTGATCTTAGAATAGCAGCGACCAGCAATCTGAGGGCGGTGAGAGATATTTTGGACTTGTCCAAACAAATGTCTCAATTGAAGGTAACGTACAAAATAGAGAAAATTGCGGAATTACGATTTTTTCCTTAACAGGCATTTCTTTATATTTCTACTGTCTTTTCGAATTGTAACCGAAGTGAAATCAACGAAGAATTTTACAAACCAGCAATGAAAGCCAACAATTTATTCAAGCTTTTGGAAAGCATAGACGAGGGTGTTCTAACTACCGTAACACCCTAGTaagtacaaaaacaaaagaataCACATTTATTTCTAAAAGAGACATCTGTCTAATACAAAACGAGTAAAAAATGGtccgtttattaaaaaaatcgaaagatgacaaattgattttgataaagactgaaaaatatgttttcaacactttttactaatttttgaaTATCAATCAATTAAAgtaacgggtgttcaaatgaaaagatcatcaagttggctgtgactttttgatgaaagaaCATAGAGCGAAAAATGGATGATGCCtactttgacagatgtcagtaGTGTTTTGCGAAGTAACGTCTTTTTTCAGtttagtttctttttttgtggAATTATAGTAAATCAAATGCTTTCACAAGTAAACAAGATTCACTTTTTCTATCTCATGATGGTTTTCACCGTCGAACATAAAACTTTTGAACAATAATCCGATGATGTTggaaaatgtgatgaaaaattttttttctactagagtttggaaaacttcaacattgtaatactaatttgagttaggaaaagtgaaaaatttcctactatgggcggaaataatatttcaacactaaaagttcaattttggtcgtctcctgggatacgtaacgtaaaaactggtatttaattgggacaaaagcttaaacgccttcacaatttttcattaataaattgtttctctatggtaacgaaagcagaacagttttgatttcgctttttaatttagaaataattctgtggcggtcgtgaaaaagtaggtaagtcaaataatttcaaaaatgagttaacgatgtttacactttaataataaatcatggagttaaataattctgattttcacagtttaaaatttacttatattgaaagcaagtacaggtagaaagaagtttctatttaatttcaggattttaggaatgatgtggaattttgaatcgttgccctgaaaaattaacattttcgacttacctactttttcacgaccgccatagaattaatagtatattaaaaatatccaaattttatgtattttccaaactccagtagaaaaaatcatgtgtgcaattcgtaggaaaagtgttttttccgtactcgacgcgtttttaatctcgacttcgtctcgattaaaaatcccgcatctcgtaaggaaaaaaatcacttttcctaacttattgcacaaatagctataTCGTAGAGTTTTAAAATGTATCAATGAAGGTGGTCAACATTTTCGACAtctatgattttaaaattgtcttggAGAAGTTATCTTGTAGGGTTTGTGTTAAACATATCCAAGAAAGTTATAGGAAAGAGTCGAATCTCAAGAGATTTTATATCCATGTGTAAATTATCagaacaaaatacaaaaaaaaagtcaaggTTGCAACATGTCAAAAATTGGTTCATAATAAGATTAATAAGAATAACGActgtaatatccgtaatagtgtatgtactccggcaaaattgccgtgccgccgggtggcggagggatagTTACGACTGTAAGTTTGGGATATTTAAggatgagattttttttttgcaaacttTGTTTTGGAAATTTACACAAAgcgataaaatttcattagaaTCAATTTTTTCCCACATATTCAACATTCC contains these protein-coding regions:
- the SerRS gene encoding serine--tRNA ligase, cytoplasmic, which gives rise to MVLDLDLFRTDKGGNPDKIRENQRKRFKDTGLVDKVVDADTTWRQLRHKADNLNKFKNVCSKEIGEKMKKKEPQGDATEPVPETVVAQIENITADLLKPLTVNQIKKVRVLIDEAMTKNDSELVQTEKDRSAALREIGNVLHDSVVISDDEDENKVERTFGNCEFRKKYSHVDLIHMIDGVDTERGATISGGRGYFLTGPALFLEHALIQLALRVLYKKGYKPLYTPFFMRKEIMQEVAQLSQFDEELYKVIGKGSEKSEEKEVEEKYLIATSEQPIAAFHRDEWLPESALPIRYAGLSTCFRQEVGSHGRDTRGIFRVHQFEKVEQFVLTSPFDNKSWEMMDEMIANAEDFCKALEIPYRIVNIVSGALNNAAAKKLDLEAWFPASGAFRELVSCSNCLDYQARRLLVRYGQTKKMNASTDYVHMLNATMCATTRVICAILEVHQTETGIKVPEVLKDFLPESLRDEIPFVKPAPIEAEQTSKKSKKQKEGTAKKVGGGEE